One window of Steroidobacteraceae bacterium genomic DNA carries:
- a CDS encoding iron ABC transporter permease encodes MSRSNMGSRLAIVCIAACAVGVLGLVIGSAVAPSDALLALIGRARQPMHASIVFDLRLPRVIAAFAVGGSLALAGVILQALMRNPLADPYVMGVSGGAAVGAVLAMLAGAGTLLTQSAAATGALLAAALVFALGRRLAGAGLLLTGVVFASAAGALVAVLLALADPGQLKGIVFWLLGDLGLASQPLAALAVLLLALAGMAWFAPALNVMAAGELSAAALGLDVRRWRALLFAASAMLTGLAVVTAGMVGFVGLIAPHTVRLAVGTSDHRIVAPVAVISGGALLAAADLLARSALAPRQLPVGAVMALIGAPMFMALLARSAPRRG; translated from the coding sequence ATGAGTCGATCAAACATGGGTTCGCGGCTGGCCATTGTGTGCATTGCCGCCTGCGCGGTCGGCGTACTGGGTCTCGTAATCGGCAGCGCGGTCGCACCCTCCGATGCCTTGCTTGCCTTGATCGGCCGCGCCCGGCAACCGATGCACGCGAGCATCGTGTTCGACCTGCGCCTGCCGCGAGTCATTGCGGCGTTCGCCGTCGGCGGCAGTCTCGCGCTGGCCGGCGTCATTCTTCAGGCCCTGATGCGAAATCCGCTTGCCGACCCCTATGTGATGGGCGTCTCCGGTGGCGCTGCGGTCGGCGCCGTACTGGCCATGCTGGCGGGTGCCGGCACCTTGCTGACCCAGTCCGCGGCAGCCACCGGCGCACTGCTCGCCGCGGCCCTGGTATTCGCGCTCGGCAGGCGCCTGGCCGGCGCGGGCCTCCTGTTGACCGGCGTCGTGTTCGCGAGTGCCGCAGGAGCGCTGGTTGCCGTCCTGCTCGCGCTCGCAGATCCTGGACAACTCAAGGGTATCGTTTTCTGGTTGCTCGGTGACCTCGGTCTTGCCAGTCAACCACTCGCGGCGCTGGCAGTGCTCCTGCTGGCGCTTGCCGGGATGGCATGGTTTGCGCCCGCGTTGAATGTCATGGCGGCCGGCGAGCTCAGCGCCGCCGCACTCGGTCTTGACGTGCGGCGCTGGCGCGCGCTGCTCTTTGCTGCGAGTGCGATGCTGACCGGTCTCGCGGTCGTTACGGCCGGTATGGTCGGCTTCGTGGGACTGATCGCGCCGCATACCGTGCGCCTTGCAGTTGGCACCAGCGATCATCGCATCGTGGCGCCCGTGGCGGTGATCAGCGGCGGCGCCTTGCTCGCCGCCGCCGACCTGCTCGCGCGGAGCGCCCTTGCGCCACGGCAGCTCCCGGTCGGAGCCGTCATGGCGCTGATCGGCGCACCGATGTTCATGGCGCTGCTGGCACGGAGCGCGCCGCGCCGCGGCTAA
- a CDS encoding bifunctional chorismate mutase/prephenate dehydrogenase, producing the protein MDLRDLRRQLDEIDQQMLELFAARQRASEEIARAKRRDGRATRDFSREREVVMAARARAESLGVPGESAEALMRLMIRASLTTQEHAALAADGAGSGQRALVIGGAGNMGRWFVGFLQSLGFAVSVSDPAGTPEGSVQVDWRKETVDHEVIIVAAPMVVSSKVLLELAVRRPPGLICDIGSLKSPLRAGLMALKSHGCKVTSIHPMFGPGAQLLSGRHVIFIDLGCEEALAQARALFAPTMVEQVVMTLEEHDRLIAYVLGLSHALNIAFCNALAASGEAAPKLSRLSSTTFDAQFDVAARVTEDNPEMYYEIQSLNDYGAEPLEALARAVERLRTAVLTRDHDTFVSMMLQGREYMENRRDLAARRA; encoded by the coding sequence ATGGATCTCAGGGACTTGCGCCGCCAACTGGATGAAATCGACCAGCAGATGCTGGAATTGTTCGCGGCGCGGCAGCGGGCGTCCGAGGAAATTGCCCGCGCCAAACGCCGTGACGGTCGCGCCACCCGCGATTTCTCGCGCGAACGCGAAGTCGTCATGGCGGCACGCGCACGCGCCGAGAGTCTTGGTGTCCCGGGCGAATCGGCCGAGGCACTCATGCGTCTGATGATACGTGCATCGCTTACCACCCAGGAGCATGCCGCGCTGGCCGCCGACGGCGCCGGCAGTGGTCAGCGGGCGCTCGTCATCGGTGGCGCCGGCAACATGGGTCGCTGGTTCGTCGGCTTTCTGCAGTCGCTCGGTTTTGCCGTGTCGGTGAGCGATCCGGCGGGCACGCCCGAGGGCAGCGTACAGGTCGACTGGCGCAAAGAAACAGTCGATCACGAAGTGATCATCGTAGCGGCGCCGATGGTCGTTTCGAGCAAGGTCCTGCTGGAGCTCGCGGTGCGCCGCCCGCCTGGGCTCATCTGCGATATCGGTTCGCTCAAGTCGCCCTTGCGCGCCGGATTGATGGCGCTGAAATCCCACGGCTGCAAAGTGACTTCGATACACCCGATGTTCGGTCCGGGTGCGCAACTGCTCTCGGGCCGGCACGTCATTTTCATCGACCTCGGCTGCGAGGAGGCATTGGCACAGGCGCGTGCCCTGTTTGCCCCGACCATGGTCGAGCAGGTGGTGATGACGCTCGAGGAACACGATCGGTTGATCGCCTACGTGCTCGGCCTGTCGCACGCGCTCAATATCGCGTTTTGCAACGCGCTCGCGGCAAGCGGCGAGGCCGCGCCGAAACTGTCACGCCTGTCGAGCACCACATTCGATGCGCAATTCGACGTTGCCGCCCGCGTGACCGAGGACAATCCCGAGATGTACTACGAGATCCAGAGCCTCAATGACTACGGCGCGGAGCCGCTCGAGGCGCTGGCACGTGCGGTCGAGCGCCTGCGCACCGCCGTATTGACGCGCGACCACGATACCTTCGTGTCGATGATGCTGCAGGGGCGTGAATACATGGAAAACCGCCGCGACCTGGCAGCACGACGCGCCTGA